The following are encoded in a window of Oncorhynchus mykiss isolate Arlee chromosome 11, USDA_OmykA_1.1, whole genome shotgun sequence genomic DNA:
- the LOC110535299 gene encoding neutrophil cytosol factor 2 isoform X2 yields MTFVNTLKQWDEAVACFERGDSAAALGTFLDIQEKNSKIFFNIGCLHLINKNLDAAEKALDRCIGKDEHLAVAFFQRGLTFYKKERFEESFADFQHAFKELRGNQLIDYKPLGLRYKLYACEVLHNMALAHAQLGQWEKAKENLLTALNLRTEAKLSHIDRGLECILKQKLFEPVKVPAKVLFKPNKNYVAELEKKDYLGKAKVVSSIVFQDEFSGFAPLQPQVEDIPTRPKAPEVLRALEGEPHTVLFEFVPETSDELAVVPGNIVFVLNKGSDNWASVIFNERRGLVPYNFLERLEITLSSKQDQDGTDKDDIPGPPRREPPNRPQRNSASATENQSIGDTKTESCQSEEFSDPSLCVVKVHFTYTIAICMVPGLPYTTTLEKISNKLGLPATAITLSYAQIDLGKKVIDENTRMEDVWSCVHNGRLTLWCDLKEGVSEQLQSQTHLMALHSYESSTPEDLEFHQGDTILLLSKVNEDWFEGQCNGKIGIFPASFVEEVPMKDK; encoded by the exons ATGACATTTGTGAACACTCTCAAACAGTGGGATGAGGCAGTGGCCTGTTTCGAACGCGGGGATTCCGCAGCTGCCCTTGGAACATTTCTGGACATCCAGGAAAAGAACTCCAAAATCTTTTTCAACATTGGCTGCCTACATTTGATCAATAAGAACCTAGATGCAGCTGAAAAG GCTTTGGACAGATGTATCGGAAAGGATGAACACTTGGCTGTTGCATTCTTTCAAAGGGGGTTGACATTCTACAAAAAAGAAAG GTTTGAGGAGTCTTTTGCTGATTTCCAACATGCCTTCAAGGAGTTGAGGGGGAACCAGCTGATCGACTACAAACCTCTTGGTCTGAGATACAAATTATATGCTTGTGAG GTACTGCATAACATGGCGCTGGCCCATGCTCAGCTGGGTCAGTGGGAGAAAGCCAAGGAGAACCTCCTGACTGCTCTGAATCTCAGGACTGAGGCCAAACTCAGCCACATCGACAGAGGTCTGGAGTGCATCCTG AAGCAGAAGCTGTTTGAGCCAGTTAAGGTCCCGGCGAAAGTGCTGTTCAAGCCAAACAAGAACTATGTGGCTGAACTGGAGAAGAAGGACTACCTGGGAAAGGCTAAG GTTGTTTCTTCCATCGTCTTCCAGGATGAGTTCTCTGGCTTTGCTCCGTTACAGCCACAG GTTGAAGATATTCCTACCAGACCAAAAGCACCTGAAGTTCTGAG GGCTCTAGAGGGAGAGCCTCACACTGTCCTCTTTGAGTTTGTCCCTGAGACAAGTGATGAGTTAGCTGTGGTGCCTGGCAACATTGTCTTTGTGCTGAACAAAGGATCTGACAACTGGGCCTCTGTCATCTTCAATGAGCGA AGGGGGCTTGTTCCTTATAATTTCCTGGAGCGTTTGGAAATAACCTTATCATCTAAGCAAGATCAG GATGGGACAGACAAGGATGACATCCCAGGGCCACCTAGACGAGAACCACCAAATAGACCTCAGAGAAATTCTG CTTCTGCTACTGAAAATCAGAGCATTGGGGACACAAAAACAGAG TCTTGCCAGAGTGAAGAGTTTAGTGACCCTTCACTCTGTGTAGTGAAAGTGCACTTCACATACACCATAGCAATCTGCATGGTGCCTGGACTTCCCTACACAACAACTCTGGAGAAAATCAGTAACAAACTGGGCCTCCCTGCCACAGCAATCACCTTGAG CTATGCCCAAATAGATTTGGGTAAAAAAGTGATTGATGAGAACACAAGGATGGAAGATGTTTGGAGCTGTGTCCACAATGGTCGTTTAACACTGTGGTGTGATCTCAAAGAG GGAGTGAGTGAGCAGCTACAAAGCCAGACTCACCTGATGGCGCTTCATTCCTATGAGTCTTCAACCCCAGAGGATCTTGAGTTCCATCAAGGAGATACCATCTTACTTCTCTCCAAAG TCAATGAAGACTGGTTTGAGGGACAGTGCAACGGAAAGATTGGCATATTTCCGGCATCCTTTGTGGAAGAAGTTCCTATGAAAGATAAATAA
- the LOC110535299 gene encoding neutrophil cytosol factor 2 isoform X1, whose protein sequence is MTFVNTLKQWDEAVACFERGDSAAALGTFLDIQEKNSKIFFNIGCLHLINKNLDAAEKALDRCIGKDEHLAVAFFQRGLTFYKKERFEESFADFQHAFKELRGNQLIDYKPLGLRYKLYACEVLHNMALAHAQLGQWEKAKENLLTALNLRTEAKLSHIDRGLECILKQKLFEPVKVPAKVLFKPNKNYVAELEKKDYLGKAKVVSSIVFQDEFSGFAPLQPQVEDIPTRPKAPEVLRALEGEPHTVLFEFVPETSDELAVVPGNIVFVLNKGSDNWASVIFNERRGLVPYNFLERLEITLSSKQDQDGTDKDDIPGPPRREPPNRPQRNSAASATENQSIGDTKTESCQSEEFSDPSLCVVKVHFTYTIAICMVPGLPYTTTLEKISNKLGLPATAITLSYAQIDLGKKVIDENTRMEDVWSCVHNGRLTLWCDLKEGVSEQLQSQTHLMALHSYESSTPEDLEFHQGDTILLLSKVNEDWFEGQCNGKIGIFPASFVEEVPMKDK, encoded by the exons ATGACATTTGTGAACACTCTCAAACAGTGGGATGAGGCAGTGGCCTGTTTCGAACGCGGGGATTCCGCAGCTGCCCTTGGAACATTTCTGGACATCCAGGAAAAGAACTCCAAAATCTTTTTCAACATTGGCTGCCTACATTTGATCAATAAGAACCTAGATGCAGCTGAAAAG GCTTTGGACAGATGTATCGGAAAGGATGAACACTTGGCTGTTGCATTCTTTCAAAGGGGGTTGACATTCTACAAAAAAGAAAG GTTTGAGGAGTCTTTTGCTGATTTCCAACATGCCTTCAAGGAGTTGAGGGGGAACCAGCTGATCGACTACAAACCTCTTGGTCTGAGATACAAATTATATGCTTGTGAG GTACTGCATAACATGGCGCTGGCCCATGCTCAGCTGGGTCAGTGGGAGAAAGCCAAGGAGAACCTCCTGACTGCTCTGAATCTCAGGACTGAGGCCAAACTCAGCCACATCGACAGAGGTCTGGAGTGCATCCTG AAGCAGAAGCTGTTTGAGCCAGTTAAGGTCCCGGCGAAAGTGCTGTTCAAGCCAAACAAGAACTATGTGGCTGAACTGGAGAAGAAGGACTACCTGGGAAAGGCTAAG GTTGTTTCTTCCATCGTCTTCCAGGATGAGTTCTCTGGCTTTGCTCCGTTACAGCCACAG GTTGAAGATATTCCTACCAGACCAAAAGCACCTGAAGTTCTGAG GGCTCTAGAGGGAGAGCCTCACACTGTCCTCTTTGAGTTTGTCCCTGAGACAAGTGATGAGTTAGCTGTGGTGCCTGGCAACATTGTCTTTGTGCTGAACAAAGGATCTGACAACTGGGCCTCTGTCATCTTCAATGAGCGA AGGGGGCTTGTTCCTTATAATTTCCTGGAGCGTTTGGAAATAACCTTATCATCTAAGCAAGATCAG GATGGGACAGACAAGGATGACATCCCAGGGCCACCTAGACGAGAACCACCAAATAGACCTCAGAGAAATTCTG CAGCTTCTGCTACTGAAAATCAGAGCATTGGGGACACAAAAACAGAG TCTTGCCAGAGTGAAGAGTTTAGTGACCCTTCACTCTGTGTAGTGAAAGTGCACTTCACATACACCATAGCAATCTGCATGGTGCCTGGACTTCCCTACACAACAACTCTGGAGAAAATCAGTAACAAACTGGGCCTCCCTGCCACAGCAATCACCTTGAG CTATGCCCAAATAGATTTGGGTAAAAAAGTGATTGATGAGAACACAAGGATGGAAGATGTTTGGAGCTGTGTCCACAATGGTCGTTTAACACTGTGGTGTGATCTCAAAGAG GGAGTGAGTGAGCAGCTACAAAGCCAGACTCACCTGATGGCGCTTCATTCCTATGAGTCTTCAACCCCAGAGGATCTTGAGTTCCATCAAGGAGATACCATCTTACTTCTCTCCAAAG TCAATGAAGACTGGTTTGAGGGACAGTGCAACGGAAAGATTGGCATATTTCCGGCATCCTTTGTGGAAGAAGTTCCTATGAAAGATAAATAA